A region of Pan troglodytes isolate AG18354 chromosome 23, NHGRI_mPanTro3-v2.0_pri, whole genome shotgun sequence DNA encodes the following proteins:
- the LMF2 gene encoding lipase maturation factor 2 isoform X2, with product MAGSRLPRQLFLQGVAAVFMFAFASLYTQIPGLYGPEGILPARRTLRPQGKGRWQQLWETPTLLWEAPRLGLDTAQGLELLSLLGALVALGALLLSPLRHPVIYLLLWAAYLSACQGLPAARDWLPGRAGGPAEASLPPQGGPPGQAGRGPAPRRPPLLAALTYHYETQCLPTPAAWFAHHLPVWLHKLSVVATFLIEIAVPPLFFAPIRRLRLAAFYSQVLLQVLIIITGNYNFFNLMTLVLTTALLDDQHLAAEPGHGSRKKTATSWPKALLATLSLLLELAVYGLLAYGTVHYFGLEVDWQQRTIHSRTTFTFHQFSQWLKTLTLPTVWLGVASLVWELLSALWRWTQVRGWLRKLSAVVQLSLVGTATVALFLISLVPYSYVEPGTHGRLWTGAHRLFGAVEHLQLANSYGLFRRMTGLGGRPEVVLEGSYDGHHWTEIEFMYKPGNLSRPPPVVAPHQPRLDWQMWFAALGPHTHSPWFTNLVLRLLQGKEPVIRLVQSQVARYPFHKQPPTYVRAQRYKYWFSQPGEQGQWWRRQWVEEFFPSVSLGDPTLETLLRQFGLQEKSPPRTRSANSTLAQALHWTRTQLSPLEAPALLWGLLMAVGAVRVVQALLAPCSLWSSPLAPVSREKRRPASQKDSGAASEQATTAPNPCSSSSRTTRRKK from the exons GAGACCCCGACGCTGCTGTGGGAAGCGCCGAGACTGGGGCTGGACACGGCCCAGGGCCTGGAGCTGCTGAGCCTGCTGGGTGCACTAGTGGCCCTGGGAGCCCTGCTGCTGAGCCCACTGCGCCACCCCGTCATCTACCTGCTGCTTTGGGCCGCCTACCTGTCGGCCTGCCAG GGACTCCCTGCTGCTAGAGACTGGCTTCCTGGCCGTGCTGGTGGCCCCGCTGAGGCCAGCCTCCCACCGCAAGGAGGACCcccagggcaggcaggcaggggcccTGCCCCACGAAGACCTCCCCTTCTGGCTG CCCTCACCTACCACTACGAGACCCAGTGCCTGCCCACACCCGCCGCCTGGTTCGCACACCACCTGCCGGTCTGGCTGCACAAGCTCAGCGTGGTGGCCACCTTCCTAATTGAGATCGCTGTGCCGCCCCTGTTCTTCGCCCCCATTCGACGCCTGCGCTTGGCTGCCTTCTACTCGCAG GTGCTGCTGCAGGTCCTGATTATCATCACCGGCAACTACAACTTCTTCAACCTGATGACGCTGGTGCTTACCACTGCGCTGCTGGACGACCAGCACCTGGCTGCTGAGCCTGGCCACGGCAGCCGCAAGAAGACGGCCACTT CCTGGCCCAAGGCCCTGCTGGCCACCCTGTCGCTGCTGCTGGAACTAGCCGTCTACGGGCTTCTGGCCTATGGCACTGTGCACTACTTTGGCCTGGAGGTTGACTGGCAGCAGCGCACCATTCACTCCAGAACCA ctttcaccttccaccagttTTCTCAGTGGCTGAAGACACTGACGCTGCCCACTGTGTGGCTGGGTGTGGCCTCCCTGGTCTGGGAGCTGCTGAGTGCCCTGTGGAG GTGGACCCAGGTGCGGGGCTGGCTACGGAAGCTCAGTGCTGTAGTCCAACTGTCCCTTGTGGGCACTGCGACCGTGGCCTTGTTCCTGATTAGCCTG GTGCCGTACTCCTACGTGGAGCCCGGGACCCACGGGCGCCTCTGGACCGGGGCCCACCGCTTGTTTGGCGCCGTGGAGCACCTACAGCTGGCCAACTCCTACGGCCTCTTCCGCCGCATGACCGGGCTTGGTGGACGGCCTGAGGTGGTGCTGGAGGGCAGTTACGACGGCCACCACTGGACG GAGATCGAGTTCATGTACAAGCCTGGGAACCTGAGCCGGCCGCCCCCGGTTGTGGCGCCCCACCAGCCACGCCTGGACTGGCAGATGTGGTTTGCAGCCCTGGGCCCACACACGCACAGCCCATGGTTCACAAATCTGGTCTTGCGCCTGCTGCAGGGCAAGGAACCAG TGATCCGCCTTGTCCAGAGCCAAGTGGCCAGGTATCCCTTCCACAAGCAGCCGCCCACCTATGTCCGAGCCCAGCGCTACAAGTACTGGTTCTCCCAGCCTGGGGAGCAGGG CCAGTGGTGGCGGCGCCAGTGGGTGGAGGAGTTCTTCCCGTCCGTGTCCCTGGGGGACCCCACGCTGGAGACGCTGCTCAGGCAGTTTGGACTACAG gAGAAGAGCCCACCTCGCACCCGCAGCGCCAACAGCACCCTGGCCCAGGCCCTCCACTGGACTCGCACTCAGCTGTCTCCCCTGGAGGCCCCCGCCCTGCTCTGGGGGCTCCTCATGGCCGTGGGGGCTGTCAGAGTTGTGCAGGCCCTGTTAGCACCCTGTTCTCTCTGGTCCTCCCCCCTGGCACCAGTCAGCAGGGAGAAGCGCAGGCCAGCCTCCCAGAAAGACTCTGGAGCTGCCTCCGAACAGGccaccacagcccccaacccCTGCTCCAGTAGTTCGAGGACCACCCGGCGAAAGAAGTAG
- the LMF2 gene encoding lipase maturation factor 2 isoform X3: protein MPSHRPVWPRGHPTCKEDAAASGQGALAAAVGDPDAAVGSAETGAGHGPGPGAAEPAGCTSGPGSPAAEPTAPPRHLPAALGRLPVGLPGGPGIPLFPVGLPAARDWLPGRAGGPAEASLPPQGGPPGQAGRGPAPRRPPLLAALTYHYETQCLPTPAAWFAHHLPVWLHKLSVVATFLIEIAVPPLFFAPIRRLRLAAFYSQVLLQVLIIITGNYNFFNLMTLVLTTALLDDQHLAAEPGHGSRKKTATSWPKALLATLSLLLELAVYGLLAYGTVHYFGLEVDWQQRTIHSRTTFTFHQFSQWLKTLTLPTVWLGVASLVWELLSALWRWTQVRGWLRKLSAVVQLSLVGTATVALFLISLVPYSYVEPGTHGRLWTGAHRLFGAVEHLQLANSYGLFRRMTGLGGRPEVVLEGSYDGHHWTEIEFMYKPGNLSRPPPVVAPHQPRLDWQMWFAALGPHTHSPWFTNLVLRLLQGKEPVIRLVQSQVARYPFHKQPPTYVRAQRYKYWFSQPGEQGQWWRRQWVEEFFPSVSLGDPTLETLLRQFGLQEKSPPRTRSANSTLAQALHWTRTQLSPLEAPALLWGLLMAVGAVRVVQALLAPCSLWSSPLAPVSREKRRPASQKDSGAASEQATTAPNPCSSSSRTTRRKK from the exons GAGACCCCGACGCTGCTGTGGGAAGCGCCGAGACTGGGGCTGGACACGGCCCAGGGCCTGGAGCTGCTGAGCCTGCTGGGTGCACTAGTGGCCCTGGGAGCCCTGCTGCTGAGCCCACTGCGCCACCCCGTCATCTACCTGCTGCTTTGGGCCGCCTACCTGTCGGCCTGCCAG GTGGGCCAGGTATTCCTTTATTTCCAGTG GGACTCCCTGCTGCTAGAGACTGGCTTCCTGGCCGTGCTGGTGGCCCCGCTGAGGCCAGCCTCCCACCGCAAGGAGGACCcccagggcaggcaggcaggggcccTGCCCCACGAAGACCTCCCCTTCTGGCTG CCCTCACCTACCACTACGAGACCCAGTGCCTGCCCACACCCGCCGCCTGGTTCGCACACCACCTGCCGGTCTGGCTGCACAAGCTCAGCGTGGTGGCCACCTTCCTAATTGAGATCGCTGTGCCGCCCCTGTTCTTCGCCCCCATTCGACGCCTGCGCTTGGCTGCCTTCTACTCGCAG GTGCTGCTGCAGGTCCTGATTATCATCACCGGCAACTACAACTTCTTCAACCTGATGACGCTGGTGCTTACCACTGCGCTGCTGGACGACCAGCACCTGGCTGCTGAGCCTGGCCACGGCAGCCGCAAGAAGACGGCCACTT CCTGGCCCAAGGCCCTGCTGGCCACCCTGTCGCTGCTGCTGGAACTAGCCGTCTACGGGCTTCTGGCCTATGGCACTGTGCACTACTTTGGCCTGGAGGTTGACTGGCAGCAGCGCACCATTCACTCCAGAACCA ctttcaccttccaccagttTTCTCAGTGGCTGAAGACACTGACGCTGCCCACTGTGTGGCTGGGTGTGGCCTCCCTGGTCTGGGAGCTGCTGAGTGCCCTGTGGAG GTGGACCCAGGTGCGGGGCTGGCTACGGAAGCTCAGTGCTGTAGTCCAACTGTCCCTTGTGGGCACTGCGACCGTGGCCTTGTTCCTGATTAGCCTG GTGCCGTACTCCTACGTGGAGCCCGGGACCCACGGGCGCCTCTGGACCGGGGCCCACCGCTTGTTTGGCGCCGTGGAGCACCTACAGCTGGCCAACTCCTACGGCCTCTTCCGCCGCATGACCGGGCTTGGTGGACGGCCTGAGGTGGTGCTGGAGGGCAGTTACGACGGCCACCACTGGACG GAGATCGAGTTCATGTACAAGCCTGGGAACCTGAGCCGGCCGCCCCCGGTTGTGGCGCCCCACCAGCCACGCCTGGACTGGCAGATGTGGTTTGCAGCCCTGGGCCCACACACGCACAGCCCATGGTTCACAAATCTGGTCTTGCGCCTGCTGCAGGGCAAGGAACCAG TGATCCGCCTTGTCCAGAGCCAAGTGGCCAGGTATCCCTTCCACAAGCAGCCGCCCACCTATGTCCGAGCCCAGCGCTACAAGTACTGGTTCTCCCAGCCTGGGGAGCAGGG CCAGTGGTGGCGGCGCCAGTGGGTGGAGGAGTTCTTCCCGTCCGTGTCCCTGGGGGACCCCACGCTGGAGACGCTGCTCAGGCAGTTTGGACTACAG gAGAAGAGCCCACCTCGCACCCGCAGCGCCAACAGCACCCTGGCCCAGGCCCTCCACTGGACTCGCACTCAGCTGTCTCCCCTGGAGGCCCCCGCCCTGCTCTGGGGGCTCCTCATGGCCGTGGGGGCTGTCAGAGTTGTGCAGGCCCTGTTAGCACCCTGTTCTCTCTGGTCCTCCCCCCTGGCACCAGTCAGCAGGGAGAAGCGCAGGCCAGCCTCCCAGAAAGACTCTGGAGCTGCCTCCGAACAGGccaccacagcccccaacccCTGCTCCAGTAGTTCGAGGACCACCCGGCGAAAGAAGTAG
- the LMF2 gene encoding lipase maturation factor 2 isoform X1, producing the protein MAGSRLPRQLFLQGVAAVFMFAFASLYTQIPGLYGPEGILPARRTLRPQGKGRWQQLWETPTLLWEAPRLGLDTAQGLELLSLLGALVALGALLLSPLRHPVIYLLLWAAYLSACQVGQVFLYFQWDSLLLETGFLAVLVAPLRPASHRKEDPQGRQAGALPHEDLPFWLVRWLLFRLMFASGVVKLTSRCPAWWGLTALTYHYETQCLPTPAAWFAHHLPVWLHKLSVVATFLIEIAVPPLFFAPIRRLRLAAFYSQVLLQVLIIITGNYNFFNLMTLVLTTALLDDQHLAAEPGHGSRKKTATSWPKALLATLSLLLELAVYGLLAYGTVHYFGLEVDWQQRTIHSRTTFTFHQFSQWLKTLTLPTVWLGVASLVWELLSALWRWTQVRGWLRKLSAVVQLSLVGTATVALFLISLVPYSYVEPGTHGRLWTGAHRLFGAVEHLQLANSYGLFRRMTGLGGRPEVVLEGSYDGHHWTEIEFMYKPGNLSRPPPVVAPHQPRLDWQMWFAALGPHTHSPWFTNLVLRLLQGKEPVIRLVQSQVARYPFHKQPPTYVRAQRYKYWFSQPGEQGQWWRRQWVEEFFPSVSLGDPTLETLLRQFGLQEKSPPRTRSANSTLAQALHWTRTQLSPLEAPALLWGLLMAVGAVRVVQALLAPCSLWSSPLAPVSREKRRPASQKDSGAASEQATTAPNPCSSSSRTTRRKK; encoded by the exons GAGACCCCGACGCTGCTGTGGGAAGCGCCGAGACTGGGGCTGGACACGGCCCAGGGCCTGGAGCTGCTGAGCCTGCTGGGTGCACTAGTGGCCCTGGGAGCCCTGCTGCTGAGCCCACTGCGCCACCCCGTCATCTACCTGCTGCTTTGGGCCGCCTACCTGTCGGCCTGCCAG GTGGGCCAGGTATTCCTTTATTTCCAGTG GGACTCCCTGCTGCTAGAGACTGGCTTCCTGGCCGTGCTGGTGGCCCCGCTGAGGCCAGCCTCCCACCGCAAGGAGGACCcccagggcaggcaggcaggggcccTGCCCCACGAAGACCTCCCCTTCTGGCTGGTGCGATGGCTGCTGTTCCGCCTCATGTTCGCCTCAGGCGTGGTCAAGCTGACCAGCCGCTGCCCCGCATGGTGGGGGCTCACTG CCCTCACCTACCACTACGAGACCCAGTGCCTGCCCACACCCGCCGCCTGGTTCGCACACCACCTGCCGGTCTGGCTGCACAAGCTCAGCGTGGTGGCCACCTTCCTAATTGAGATCGCTGTGCCGCCCCTGTTCTTCGCCCCCATTCGACGCCTGCGCTTGGCTGCCTTCTACTCGCAG GTGCTGCTGCAGGTCCTGATTATCATCACCGGCAACTACAACTTCTTCAACCTGATGACGCTGGTGCTTACCACTGCGCTGCTGGACGACCAGCACCTGGCTGCTGAGCCTGGCCACGGCAGCCGCAAGAAGACGGCCACTT CCTGGCCCAAGGCCCTGCTGGCCACCCTGTCGCTGCTGCTGGAACTAGCCGTCTACGGGCTTCTGGCCTATGGCACTGTGCACTACTTTGGCCTGGAGGTTGACTGGCAGCAGCGCACCATTCACTCCAGAACCA ctttcaccttccaccagttTTCTCAGTGGCTGAAGACACTGACGCTGCCCACTGTGTGGCTGGGTGTGGCCTCCCTGGTCTGGGAGCTGCTGAGTGCCCTGTGGAG GTGGACCCAGGTGCGGGGCTGGCTACGGAAGCTCAGTGCTGTAGTCCAACTGTCCCTTGTGGGCACTGCGACCGTGGCCTTGTTCCTGATTAGCCTG GTGCCGTACTCCTACGTGGAGCCCGGGACCCACGGGCGCCTCTGGACCGGGGCCCACCGCTTGTTTGGCGCCGTGGAGCACCTACAGCTGGCCAACTCCTACGGCCTCTTCCGCCGCATGACCGGGCTTGGTGGACGGCCTGAGGTGGTGCTGGAGGGCAGTTACGACGGCCACCACTGGACG GAGATCGAGTTCATGTACAAGCCTGGGAACCTGAGCCGGCCGCCCCCGGTTGTGGCGCCCCACCAGCCACGCCTGGACTGGCAGATGTGGTTTGCAGCCCTGGGCCCACACACGCACAGCCCATGGTTCACAAATCTGGTCTTGCGCCTGCTGCAGGGCAAGGAACCAG TGATCCGCCTTGTCCAGAGCCAAGTGGCCAGGTATCCCTTCCACAAGCAGCCGCCCACCTATGTCCGAGCCCAGCGCTACAAGTACTGGTTCTCCCAGCCTGGGGAGCAGGG CCAGTGGTGGCGGCGCCAGTGGGTGGAGGAGTTCTTCCCGTCCGTGTCCCTGGGGGACCCCACGCTGGAGACGCTGCTCAGGCAGTTTGGACTACAG gAGAAGAGCCCACCTCGCACCCGCAGCGCCAACAGCACCCTGGCCCAGGCCCTCCACTGGACTCGCACTCAGCTGTCTCCCCTGGAGGCCCCCGCCCTGCTCTGGGGGCTCCTCATGGCCGTGGGGGCTGTCAGAGTTGTGCAGGCCCTGTTAGCACCCTGTTCTCTCTGGTCCTCCCCCCTGGCACCAGTCAGCAGGGAGAAGCGCAGGCCAGCCTCCCAGAAAGACTCTGGAGCTGCCTCCGAACAGGccaccacagcccccaacccCTGCTCCAGTAGTTCGAGGACCACCCGGCGAAAGAAGTAG
- the MIOX gene encoding inositol oxygenase isoform X2: protein MHTHQTVDFVRSKHAQFGGFSYKKMTVMEAVDLLDGLVDESDPDVDFPNSFHAFQTAEGIRKAHPDKDWFHLVGLLHDLGKVLALFGEPQWAVVGDTFPVGCRPQASVVFCDSTFQDNPDLQDPRYSTELGMYQPHCGLDRVLMSWGHDEYMYQVMKFNKFSLPPEAFYMIRFHSFYPWHTGRDYQQLCSQQDLAMLPWVQEFNKFDLYTKCPDLPDVDKLRPYYQGLIDKYCPGILSW, encoded by the exons ATGCACACGCACCAGACAGTGGACTTCGTCAGGAGCAAG CATGCCCAGTTTGGGGGCTTCTCCTACAAGAAAATGACAGTCATGGAGGCCGTGGACCTGCTGGATGGGCTGGTGGATGAGTCGGACCCGGACGTAGATTTCCCCAACTCCTTCCATGCCTTCCAGACAGCGGAGGGCATCCGGAAGGCCCACCCAGACAAGG ACTGGTTCCACCTCGTCGGGCTCCTGCACGACCTGGGGAAGGTCCTGGCCCTGTTCGGGGAGCCCCAG TGGGCTGTCGTCGGCGACACCTTCCCCGTCGGATGCCGTCCGCAGGCCTCCGTGGTTTTCTGCGACTCCACCTTCCAGGACAACCCTGACCTCCAGGATCCTCGATACAG CACAGAGCTCGGGATGTATCAGCCCCACTGCGGGCTCGACAGGGTCCTCATGTCCTGGGGCCATGATG agTACATGTACCAGGTGATGAAGTTTAACAAGTTCTCACTGCCCCCTGAG GCTTTCTACATGATCCGGTTCCACTCCTTCTACCCCTGGCACACGGGCCGCGACTACCAGCAGCTGTGCAGCCAGCAGGACCTGGCCATGCTGCCCTGGGTACAGGAGTTCAA CAAGTTCGACCTCTACACCAAGTGCCCGGACCTGCCGGACGTGGACAAGCTGCGGCCCTACTACCAGGGGCTCATTGACAAGTACTGCCCTGGCATCCTGAGCTGGTGA
- the MIOX gene encoding inositol oxygenase isoform X1 produces the protein MKVTVGPDPSLVYRPDVDPEVAKDKASFRNYTSGPLLDRVFTTYKLMHTHQTVDFVRSKHAQFGGFSYKKMTVMEAVDLLDGLVDESDPDVDFPNSFHAFQTAEGIRKAHPDKDWFHLVGLLHDLGKVLALFGEPQWAVVGDTFPVGCRPQASVVFCDSTFQDNPDLQDPRYSTELGMYQPHCGLDRVLMSWGHDEYMYQVMKFNKFSLPPEAFYMIRFHSFYPWHTGRDYQQLCSQQDLAMLPWVQEFNKFDLYTKCPDLPDVDKLRPYYQGLIDKYCPGILSW, from the exons ATGAAGGTGACGGTG GGCCCAGACCCTTCCCTGGTCTACCGACCTGATGTGGACCCAGAGGTGGCCAAAGACAAGGCCAGCTTCCGGAACTACACG TCAGGTCCCCTCCTGGACCGTGTCTTCACCACCTACAAGCTCATGCACACGCACCAGACAGTGGACTTCGTCAGGAGCAAG CATGCCCAGTTTGGGGGCTTCTCCTACAAGAAAATGACAGTCATGGAGGCCGTGGACCTGCTGGATGGGCTGGTGGATGAGTCGGACCCGGACGTAGATTTCCCCAACTCCTTCCATGCCTTCCAGACAGCGGAGGGCATCCGGAAGGCCCACCCAGACAAGG ACTGGTTCCACCTCGTCGGGCTCCTGCACGACCTGGGGAAGGTCCTGGCCCTGTTCGGGGAGCCCCAG TGGGCTGTCGTCGGCGACACCTTCCCCGTCGGATGCCGTCCGCAGGCCTCCGTGGTTTTCTGCGACTCCACCTTCCAGGACAACCCTGACCTCCAGGATCCTCGATACAG CACAGAGCTCGGGATGTATCAGCCCCACTGCGGGCTCGACAGGGTCCTCATGTCCTGGGGCCATGATG agTACATGTACCAGGTGATGAAGTTTAACAAGTTCTCACTGCCCCCTGAG GCTTTCTACATGATCCGGTTCCACTCCTTCTACCCCTGGCACACGGGCCGCGACTACCAGCAGCTGTGCAGCCAGCAGGACCTGGCCATGCTGCCCTGGGTACAGGAGTTCAA CAAGTTCGACCTCTACACCAAGTGCCCGGACCTGCCGGACGTGGACAAGCTGCGGCCCTACTACCAGGGGCTCATTGACAAGTACTGCCCTGGCATCCTGAGCTGGTGA